The following are from one region of the Desulfonatronum thiosulfatophilum genome:
- a CDS encoding KamA family radical SAM protein codes for MEEILELDVEPPAPSTCLEPCSFADSGITELINIAMGGSITELPRQKNTKSTFPLNSRSAAFLAKHHPQTSSSQWNDWRWQLKHRITSLAALEKIVDLSPEEREALQPGGNMLPIAVTPYYAALLDRNDPLQPLRRCVIPTMAEHVAMACEEGDPLGEEHDSPVPGIVHRYPDRVLFLITDYCSTYCRYCTRSRRVGKEERPQGPSQWEMGLKYIANNMAVRDVLISGGDPLTMTDHALEYLLQRLRAIPHVEIIRIGTKVPMVLPQRITPRLVQMLRRYHPLFISIHCTHAEELTPEAALACTRLADAGIPLGGQTVLLKGVNDTIPALTSLFQGLLRNRVRPYYLYQCDQVVGTSHFRTKVDKGLELIRGLRGHTSGYAIPHYVVDLPGGGGKTPLCPEYFRGRAGRDLIFENYKGEQYRVHDPAEPDTCPGGMP; via the coding sequence ATGGAAGAAATTCTGGAACTGGACGTCGAACCTCCTGCTCCTTCGACGTGCCTTGAGCCATGCTCTTTTGCTGATTCAGGCATCACCGAATTGATCAACATTGCCATGGGAGGTTCTATAACCGAACTGCCCAGGCAAAAAAACACGAAATCCACCTTTCCGCTCAATTCGCGTTCGGCCGCGTTTCTCGCCAAACACCATCCGCAGACATCTTCCAGCCAGTGGAACGACTGGCGTTGGCAACTCAAGCACCGCATCACATCCCTTGCCGCCCTGGAAAAAATCGTCGACCTCTCTCCAGAAGAGCGGGAAGCGTTGCAGCCCGGGGGGAACATGCTGCCCATTGCCGTCACCCCTTATTACGCCGCCTTGCTGGACAGGAACGATCCACTCCAGCCTTTACGCCGCTGCGTCATCCCAACCATGGCCGAGCATGTCGCCATGGCCTGTGAGGAAGGCGATCCCTTGGGTGAGGAACACGACAGTCCGGTTCCCGGCATTGTGCATCGCTATCCGGACCGGGTTCTTTTCCTGATCACGGATTATTGCTCTACATATTGCCGCTACTGCACCCGTTCCCGCCGGGTCGGCAAGGAGGAACGCCCTCAAGGCCCCAGTCAGTGGGAGATGGGTTTGAAATACATTGCGAACAACATGGCTGTTCGGGACGTGCTCATTTCCGGGGGCGATCCGCTGACCATGACCGATCACGCCCTGGAGTACCTGCTGCAGCGTCTCAGAGCCATTCCTCATGTGGAGATCATTCGCATCGGAACCAAGGTGCCCATGGTCCTTCCGCAGCGGATCACCCCACGCCTGGTTCAGATGCTGCGCCGTTACCACCCGCTGTTCATCAGCATTCACTGCACCCATGCCGAGGAATTGACTCCGGAAGCCGCTCTGGCCTGCACGCGTCTGGCCGATGCCGGCATCCCTCTCGGCGGCCAAACCGTGCTGCTTAAGGGCGTGAATGACACCATTCCGGCGCTGACCAGTCTGTTCCAGGGATTGCTGCGCAATCGCGTCCGCCCCTACTACCTGTATCAATGCGACCAGGTTGTCGGAACATCCCACTTTCGGACCAAGGTGGACAAGGGCCTGGAATTGATTCGCGGTTTGCGCGGGCATACCTCGGGCTACGCCATTCCCCACTACGTCGTCGATCTGCCCGGAGGCGGCGGAAAAACGCCCTTGTGTCCGGAGTACTTCCGAGGACGGGCGGGCAGGGACTTGATTTTCGAAAACTATAAAGGGGAACAATACCGGGTCCATGATCCGGCGGAACCCGATACCTGCCCCGGAGGCATGCCGTGA
- a CDS encoding sigma-54-dependent transcriptional regulator, translated as MKRILLASNDPACLKVVNEAFAPDCKVDAVVSKGQLQDKVSRKEYDFVMVDIGYLDIQPDKTVADYCKDLQCFWRNNPHAEIIVLTPPERIREAVFVVKAGAGNYLTYPLNKDELLFVMESLYESLKVQSELDHFRDEAMVGGLLRMSEMRSSAMRKVSEKVQLVAKSNATVLLSGETGTGKGVIARSIHSQSARTQGPFIGVHCGAIPETLIESELFGHEKGSFTGAVRRKLGKFELGAGGTVFLDEISTISPAMQIKLLQVLQDKVFQRVGGERDIRLEARIIAASNVDLKSLSVQGLFRTDLFYRLNVFPIEIPPLRERREDIPLLVEHFLRQLNKLHVKEIHGVHPSVLSVLDRYEWPGNVRELENIIERAFLLERSHVLTPESFPQEMLEGPGQGVTFSLDISQPLSEVRRLALDNVERSYLKALLTKNRGSIKQSASHIGITPRQMHNLMNRHGLRKEDFKSGLSAE; from the coding sequence ATGAAACGCATCCTCCTGGCTTCCAATGATCCCGCTTGCCTGAAAGTCGTCAACGAGGCATTTGCTCCAGACTGCAAGGTGGATGCCGTCGTCTCGAAGGGCCAACTCCAGGACAAGGTTTCACGCAAAGAATACGATTTTGTAATGGTGGATATCGGGTATTTGGATATCCAGCCGGACAAAACCGTTGCCGATTACTGCAAGGATTTGCAGTGCTTCTGGCGCAACAATCCCCACGCGGAGATCATCGTGCTGACGCCCCCGGAACGAATTCGCGAAGCCGTATTCGTGGTCAAGGCCGGTGCGGGCAACTATTTGACCTATCCTCTGAACAAGGACGAACTGCTTTTCGTCATGGAGAGCCTCTATGAATCATTGAAGGTGCAGTCCGAGCTGGACCACTTCCGGGATGAGGCCATGGTCGGCGGTTTGTTGCGCATGAGCGAAATGAGAAGTTCCGCAATGCGCAAGGTGTCTGAAAAGGTGCAGTTGGTGGCCAAGTCCAACGCCACGGTACTGCTCAGCGGAGAAACGGGTACCGGAAAGGGAGTCATCGCCCGCAGCATTCATTCCCAGAGCGCCAGGACGCAGGGACCGTTCATCGGCGTCCACTGCGGGGCAATTCCGGAAACACTCATCGAAAGTGAACTGTTCGGTCATGAAAAAGGATCGTTCACCGGAGCCGTGCGCCGCAAGCTGGGCAAATTCGAGTTGGGCGCCGGGGGCACGGTTTTTTTGGATGAGATCAGCACCATCAGCCCGGCCATGCAGATCAAACTGCTCCAGGTTCTTCAGGACAAGGTCTTTCAGCGGGTCGGGGGAGAACGGGACATTCGCCTGGAGGCCCGGATCATCGCGGCTTCCAATGTGGACCTCAAGTCCTTAAGTGTCCAAGGCCTGTTCCGGACGGACCTTTTCTATCGCTTGAATGTCTTTCCCATCGAAATTCCCCCATTGCGGGAACGGCGAGAGGATATACCGCTGCTCGTGGAACATTTTTTGAGACAGTTGAACAAGCTCCACGTCAAGGAGATTCATGGCGTTCATCCTTCGGTTCTGTCCGTGCTGGACCGCTATGAATGGCCGGGAAATGTACGCGAATTGGAAAACATTATCGAGCGGGCCTTTCTTTTGGAGCGATCCCATGTTCTGACGCCGGAGAGTTTCCCCCAGGAAATGTTGGAAGGTCCCGGGCAGGGCGTGACCTTTTCCCTGGATATTTCCCAGCCTCTGTCCGAGGTCCGGCGCCTTGCCCTGGATAATGTGGAACGATCCTACCTGAAGGCGCTTTTGACCAAAAACAGGGGGAGCATCAAGCAATCGGCCAGCCATATCGGCATCACGCCGCGTCAAATGCACAACCTGATGAACCGCCACGGCCTGCGCAAAGAAGACTTCAAGTCAGGTCTCTCCGCGGAGTGA
- a CDS encoding acyl-[acyl-carrier-protein] thioesterase, whose product MSQSVWRESFRVRSNETDIHGLARLDGLFGYFQEAAGHHARVLGVGRKSLEDQGCFWVLSRCWMQIHQYPAWGQELVVRTWPQGVERLFALRHFRFLTEDGQEFGSGISAWLILDQEKHRPMRPGPFLDGIVLPEEPLVNGDVLVKLGSISDSEELRHVSAAYSDLDVNRHVNNAAYVRWTLDSFDLEQHSRRQIESIRIDYLSETLPGESISVRGREEAAGRQDIFGLRSTTAQPVFQARITWRDRMP is encoded by the coding sequence ATGAGCCAGTCCGTCTGGAGAGAATCCTTCCGTGTTCGGAGCAATGAGACGGATATCCACGGGCTTGCCCGCCTGGACGGTCTGTTCGGCTATTTCCAGGAAGCGGCCGGCCATCATGCCCGGGTTCTCGGGGTCGGCCGGAAGAGTCTGGAGGACCAGGGCTGCTTTTGGGTGCTTTCCAGGTGTTGGATGCAGATTCATCAGTATCCTGCCTGGGGGCAGGAATTGGTCGTCCGAACTTGGCCTCAAGGCGTGGAGCGCCTTTTTGCCCTGCGCCATTTTCGATTTCTTACTGAGGACGGGCAGGAGTTCGGTTCCGGGATTTCAGCATGGTTGATCCTGGATCAGGAAAAACACCGCCCCATGCGGCCCGGTCCCTTTCTTGACGGCATCGTCCTGCCAGAAGAACCCCTGGTCAATGGTGATGTTCTCGTAAAACTGGGATCAATTTCGGACTCGGAGGAATTGCGACATGTTTCGGCGGCCTACAGCGATCTGGACGTGAATCGGCACGTGAACAACGCAGCTTATGTTCGCTGGACTCTGGACAGCTTCGACCTGGAACAGCATAGCCGGCGGCAAATCGAATCCATCCGCATCGACTACCTGTCGGAAACCCTCCCCGGAGAATCCATCTCTGTTCGTGGCCGGGAGGAGGCCGCCGGCCGGCAGGACATTTTCGGGCTGCGTTCCACAACCGCCCAGCCGGTATTTCAGGCCCGGATCACATGGCGGGATCGCATGCCATAA
- a CDS encoding TIGR01777 family oxidoreductase, giving the protein MQFFIMGGTGFVGGHLIAQLLRQGHTVHALGRSSNSLERLPQGCKAVLGDPAQPGPWQEQAAQADVLINLTGRSIMTRWNDDAKKEILESRVQSARMAVQALAGSQKEGKTLINANAVGYYPQDSAKEFAEEGPRGTGFLAEVAQAWQQEAEKARTHGTRVIVARFGTVLGPDGGAMAKMLPVFRKGLGGRLGSGKQWFPWIHVHDLCAALEFAALKSEMDGPVNYCAPENVTNEQFTRTLGKVLRRPTIFPVPGFAIKVALGDVGQVLLQGSRVVPKALLNAGFSFQFGNLESALRDIVHQASVS; this is encoded by the coding sequence ATGCAGTTTTTCATCATGGGCGGAACCGGATTTGTCGGGGGGCATTTGATTGCCCAACTTCTGCGTCAGGGCCATACGGTTCATGCGCTGGGACGGAGCAGCAACAGCCTGGAGCGATTGCCCCAGGGATGTAAAGCCGTGCTGGGCGATCCGGCACAACCCGGGCCGTGGCAGGAGCAGGCCGCACAGGCCGACGTGCTGATCAACCTGACAGGGCGTTCCATCATGACCAGATGGAACGATGATGCCAAAAAGGAGATCCTGGAAAGCAGAGTGCAGTCCGCGCGCATGGCCGTGCAGGCCCTGGCCGGATCGCAGAAAGAGGGCAAAACCCTGATCAATGCCAATGCCGTCGGCTACTATCCCCAGGACTCGGCAAAGGAATTCGCCGAAGAAGGCCCCCGGGGCACTGGTTTTTTGGCTGAAGTTGCCCAGGCTTGGCAGCAGGAGGCTGAAAAGGCCCGCACACATGGTACTCGTGTCATTGTCGCCCGGTTCGGAACGGTTCTTGGTCCGGACGGAGGCGCCATGGCCAAAATGCTTCCGGTATTCCGAAAAGGGCTGGGGGGGCGCCTGGGCAGCGGCAAGCAGTGGTTTCCGTGGATACATGTCCACGATCTGTGCGCGGCTCTGGAATTCGCGGCCCTGAAGTCCGAAATGGACGGCCCGGTGAATTACTGCGCCCCCGAGAACGTCACTAATGAACAATTCACCAGAACCCTGGGAAAAGTATTGCGGCGTCCGACCATATTCCCGGTCCCCGGTTTTGCCATCAAAGTAGCGTTGGGTGATGTCGGGCAGGTGCTTTTGCAAGGATCGCGAGTCGTTCCCAAGGCGTTGCTGAATGCAGGATTTTCATTTCAATTCGGCAACCTGGAGAGCGCACTGCGTGATATTGTGCACCAGGCGTCGGTCTCATGA
- a CDS encoding methylated-DNA--[protein]-cysteine S-methyltransferase: MQLCWQNGLLLNISLRWSRFGDVREFQTEWGEVFQKCLERYHAREDAKWPDVPLAWEGVSFFSRHVLQELRKLPHGSWLSYKELAGRCAKPGASRAVGRVMARNPWPMLIPCHRVLGSDGRLTGFGPGLDMKAHLLHHEGIPFKEHQRSFAHEIPDSDPRA; this comes from the coding sequence ATGCAGTTGTGCTGGCAGAATGGACTGCTCTTGAACATTTCGTTGCGCTGGAGCCGTTTCGGGGATGTCCGGGAATTCCAAACCGAATGGGGGGAAGTGTTCCAGAAGTGCTTGGAGCGCTATCATGCCAGGGAAGATGCCAAGTGGCCGGATGTGCCGCTTGCCTGGGAAGGGGTCAGCTTTTTTTCCCGGCATGTGCTCCAGGAACTGCGCAAGCTGCCGCACGGCTCATGGTTGAGCTACAAGGAACTGGCTGGCCGATGCGCAAAACCAGGGGCGTCCAGGGCCGTGGGCAGGGTCATGGCTCGCAATCCCTGGCCCATGTTGATTCCATGCCATCGCGTCCTGGGCAGTGACGGCCGGCTGACCGGCTTCGGGCCGGGCCTGGATATGAAAGCGCATCTGCTGCATCACGAAGGTATTCCATTCAAGGAACACCAACGGTCCTTCGCTCACGAGATTCCGGATTCTGATCCTCGGGCGTGA
- a CDS encoding TIGR01212 family radical SAM protein (This family includes YhcC from E. coli K-12, an uncharacterized radical SAM protein.) has translation MQNSRYYALSAYLKTRYGKRVRKVPLDAGSSCPNRDGAASKSGCVFCNSKGTGTGLHERGMSLAQQWSFLTDRIGRKYKTDCFWAYLQSFTNTYGPLARVRALMRELAVLPDMRLVSLGTRPDCLDKEKLRCIADWGIPEIWLDIGLQSSNDLTLRRINRGHDFACFAHCVEEVRAQGLHVCVHVVHGLPGETSADFLRTIRDVSRLPVSGIKFHNLFVASGSTLEDWWRKGAFVPGEMDEYVQAVGESLNFLRPDIIVHRLNADPGPGELLAPQWAADKTRVLNAIQRHLEVMNCRQGSQCRETNPHRRKGTFSTGTSHE, from the coding sequence GTGCAAAATTCGAGGTACTATGCTCTTTCCGCCTACCTGAAAACGCGATACGGCAAACGGGTCCGAAAGGTTCCCCTTGATGCCGGATCGAGCTGTCCGAATCGCGACGGAGCTGCCTCCAAGTCCGGCTGCGTATTCTGCAATTCAAAGGGAACGGGAACCGGTCTGCATGAACGAGGAATGTCTCTTGCTCAACAATGGTCTTTTTTGACCGACCGCATTGGAAGAAAATATAAGACGGACTGTTTCTGGGCCTACCTGCAATCTTTTACCAACACCTATGGACCTCTGGCGCGAGTACGGGCCTTGATGCGAGAGCTTGCGGTCCTGCCCGACATGCGTCTGGTCAGTCTGGGCACCCGGCCGGATTGCCTGGACAAGGAAAAACTTCGCTGCATCGCTGACTGGGGCATTCCGGAAATCTGGCTGGACATCGGTCTCCAGTCCAGCAACGATCTGACCTTGCGGCGCATCAACCGCGGACATGATTTTGCCTGCTTTGCCCATTGCGTGGAAGAGGTCCGGGCGCAGGGGCTGCATGTCTGCGTACATGTTGTTCACGGCCTGCCGGGTGAAACCAGTGCCGACTTCCTGCGGACGATTCGAGACGTGAGCCGACTTCCCGTCTCGGGCATCAAATTTCATAACCTGTTCGTGGCGTCGGGCAGCACATTGGAGGATTGGTGGCGTAAGGGCGCGTTCGTGCCGGGAGAAATGGACGAGTATGTCCAGGCTGTGGGCGAAAGCCTGAATTTCCTTCGCCCGGATATAATCGTGCATCGCTTGAATGCCGATCCCGGGCCAGGAGAGCTGCTGGCCCCGCAATGGGCCGCGGATAAGACCCGGGTGCTGAACGCTATCCAAAGGCATCTGGAAGTAATGAATTGCCGCCAGGGAAGTCAATGCCGGGAGACGAACCCTCACCGCCGAAAAGGGACCTTCTCGACAGGTACTTCTCATGAATGA